One region of Bactrocera neohumeralis isolate Rockhampton chromosome 5, APGP_CSIRO_Bneo_wtdbg2-racon-allhic-juicebox.fasta_v2, whole genome shotgun sequence genomic DNA includes:
- the LOC126758324 gene encoding serine protease SP24D-like, translated as FSFSLVFHAQRFNMVKFELFALICLLGVAISQAGPTTRVVGGDEAYEGQFPHQISLRRSGSHTCGGSILSRYYVLTAAHCVGTTDAQGNYSTYDPSLFTVRAGSTDRLRGGVLVNVQSILTHENYGNFLNDVSLLRLSQPLIYSQNIQPARLATKEVPSGEPVIISGWGRVKQAGDIPQKLKWNTLSAISRSECKTAINWDSDALICLAHAPNNGACNGDSGGPAMYEGEVVGVAGFVYGGCGTGNPDGYAKVYYHVDWIKQHAEL; from the exons TTTAGTTTTAGTTTGGTCTTCCACGCGCAACGGTTCAACATGGTAAAATTCGAACTCTTCGCTTTGATCTGCTTGCTAGGTGTTGCAATCAGCCAAGCTGGTCCAACCACACGTGTGGTGGGTGGTGACGAAGCCTACGAAGGACAGTTCCCACATCAAATCTCTTTGCGACGCAGCGGCTCACACACTTGTGGCGGCTCGATACTTAGTCGGTACTACGTGTTGACCGCGGCACATTGTGTTGGCACCACCGATGCACAGGGCAACTATTCCAC TTATGATCCCTCCTTGTTCACTGTGCGTGCCGGTTCCACGGATCGTCTGCGTGGTGGCGTTTTGGTGAATGTGCAATCGATCCTTACACATGAGAACTACGGCAATTTCTTGAACGATGTTTCGCTGCTGCGTCTCAGCCAACCTTTGATATACTCGCAAAACATCCAACCCGCCCGTTTGGCCACGAAGGAGGTACCTTCCGGTGAACCGGTTATCATTTCTGGCTGGGGTCGCGTAAAGCAAGCTGGTGATATTCCGCAGAAGTTGAAGTGGAACACATTGTCGGCCATTTCGCGTAGCGAATGCAAGACGGCCATAAACTGGGATAGCGATGCGCTTATCTGTTTGGCCCATGCTCCAAATAATGGCGCTTGTAATGGTGACTCAGGCGGTCCGGCTATGTACGAGGGTGAGGTCGTCGGTGTTGCTGGCTTCGTTTATGGCGGCTGTGGCACCGGCAATCCAGATGGTTACGCTAAGGTCTACTACCATGTGGATTGGATTAAACAACATGCTGAATTGTAG